From Variovorax sp. PMC12, the proteins below share one genomic window:
- a CDS encoding iron uptake protein translates to MTASNVSPSRVAWRIAAGMLGGYAFTWGFIALAIGLLFAARMEFHDAEALGYIVGFIVFLVAFLWAFSAHSLARVWLVLAGGGALMAGAAWLVQRTLL, encoded by the coding sequence ATGACCGCTTCAAACGTTTCTCCTTCCCGCGTCGCCTGGCGCATCGCCGCCGGCATGCTCGGCGGCTACGCCTTCACCTGGGGCTTCATCGCCCTGGCCATCGGCCTGCTGTTCGCAGCCCGCATGGAATTCCACGACGCCGAGGCGCTGGGCTACATCGTGGGCTTCATCGTCTTCCTGGTCGCGTTCCTCTGGGCGTTCTCGGCGCACAGCCTGGCGCGCGTGTGGCTCGTGCTGGCCGGCGGCGGCGCACTCATGGCCGGTGCCGCCTGGCTGGTGCAGCGCACGCTGCTCTGA
- a CDS encoding AraC family transcriptional regulator, translating to METAATTPRLPLQRYRLFESHDMDEARESVARVFCPHGLTMLRPRTELDACHHSARLHRDVSLNYVQYGPGVRIDPGYLQDFFLLQIPLRGGADIRCGAQQIDATPSLASLPSPTEQLSMRWADDSPHLIVRLARPALQSRLEALLQAPVRQALVFELGVPLDNPALAPLVHFIDYLRLTLDAGNSLQAGGSRLAEHAEAYLMASLLMSARHNHSGALAGDAQRGLLPRVVRKAQEFMAAHAEQPVSLADVCREVGCSARALQLAFRQHAGQGPMEFLRELRLDRVRADLVAAAQRDDGGGVRETAEKYGFLHLGHFAAQYRARFGQKPSETLAHRACADKTKIL from the coding sequence ATGGAAACCGCCGCCACGACCCCACGGCTGCCGCTGCAGCGCTACCGACTGTTCGAAAGCCACGACATGGACGAGGCGCGTGAAAGCGTGGCCCGCGTGTTCTGCCCGCACGGCCTGACCATGCTGCGGCCGCGCACCGAACTGGACGCCTGCCACCACAGCGCGCGCCTGCACCGGGACGTGAGCCTCAACTATGTGCAGTACGGGCCGGGCGTGCGGATCGACCCGGGCTATCTGCAGGACTTCTTCCTGCTGCAGATTCCGCTGCGCGGCGGCGCGGACATCCGCTGCGGCGCGCAGCAGATCGATGCCACGCCCAGCCTGGCATCGCTGCCGTCGCCGACCGAACAGCTCTCCATGCGCTGGGCCGACGACAGCCCGCACCTGATCGTGCGGCTGGCCCGCCCGGCGCTGCAGTCGCGGCTAGAGGCACTGCTGCAGGCGCCGGTGCGCCAGGCGCTGGTGTTCGAGCTCGGCGTGCCGCTGGACAACCCCGCGCTGGCGCCGCTGGTGCATTTCATCGACTACCTGCGGCTCACGCTCGACGCGGGCAACTCGCTGCAGGCCGGCGGCAGCCGCCTGGCCGAGCATGCCGAGGCCTACCTGATGGCAAGCCTGCTGATGTCGGCGCGGCACAACCACTCGGGCGCCCTGGCCGGCGATGCGCAGCGCGGCCTGCTGCCGCGCGTGGTCCGCAAGGCGCAGGAGTTCATGGCGGCGCACGCCGAGCAGCCGGTGTCGCTGGCCGACGTGTGCCGCGAGGTCGGCTGCAGCGCACGCGCATTGCAGCTGGCGTTTCGCCAGCATGCGGGCCAGGGTCCGATGGAGTTCCTGCGCGAACTCAGGCTCGACAGGGTGCGGGCCGACCTGGTGGCGGCGGCGCAGCGCGACGACGGTGGCGGCGTGCGCGAGACGGCGGAGAAATACGGCTTTCTTCACCTCGGCCATTTCGCGGCGCAGTACCGCGCCCGCTTCGGCCAAAAGCCCTCCGAGACGCTAGCGCATAGGGCTTGCGCCGACAAAACCAAGATACTATGA
- a CDS encoding SDR family oxidoreductase yields MFKGLEGRSAIVTGGATLIGAGVVRALHAAGVKVTIADIDAGNGQALADSLGAGALFAHTDITDDAQVAACVAQAAQRHGGVHFLVNLACSYVDDGFKSPRADWLSSFNVNVASAVAMLQAVHPHMVAAGGGAVVNFTSISSRVAQTGRWLYPVSKAAMAQLTRNMAMDLAGDRIRVNSVSPGWTWSAVMDRLSNGDRAKTDRVAAPFHLLGRVGDPDEVAQVVLFLCSDHASFVTGADYAVDGGYAAMGPEQAVPAIPKLMD; encoded by the coding sequence ATGTTCAAGGGACTCGAAGGCAGGAGCGCCATCGTCACCGGCGGTGCCACATTGATAGGAGCCGGCGTGGTGCGCGCGCTGCACGCCGCTGGTGTGAAGGTGACCATTGCGGACATCGACGCCGGCAACGGGCAGGCGCTGGCCGATTCGCTGGGCGCCGGCGCGCTTTTCGCGCACACCGACATCACCGACGACGCACAGGTGGCGGCATGCGTGGCCCAGGCGGCGCAGCGGCACGGCGGCGTGCACTTTCTGGTGAACCTCGCGTGCTCCTACGTGGACGACGGCTTCAAGTCGCCGCGCGCCGACTGGCTCAGCTCGTTCAACGTGAACGTGGCCAGCGCGGTGGCGATGCTGCAGGCGGTGCATCCGCACATGGTGGCGGCGGGCGGAGGGGCGGTGGTCAATTTCACGAGCATCTCGTCGCGCGTGGCGCAGACCGGGCGCTGGCTGTACCCGGTCAGCAAGGCCGCGATGGCGCAGCTCACCCGCAACATGGCCATGGACCTGGCGGGCGACCGCATCCGCGTGAACAGCGTGTCGCCGGGCTGGACATGGTCGGCCGTGATGGACCGCCTGAGCAACGGCGACCGCGCCAAGACCGACCGCGTGGCGGCGCCTTTCCATCTGCTGGGCCGCGTGGGCGACCCCGACGAGGTGGCGCAGGTGGTGCTGTTCCTGTGCTCGGACCACGCGAGCTTCGTGACCGGCGCCGACTACGCGGTGGACGGCGGCTACGCGGCCATGGGCCCCGAGCAGGCCGTGCCGGCCATTCCCAAGTTGATGGACTAG
- a CDS encoding styrene monooxygenase/indole monooxygenase family protein: MKRIAIVGAGQSGLQLGLGLLGAGYEVTMFSNRTADDIRNGKVMSSQCMFHTSLQIERDLGLDHWARECPTVDGIGLAVPHPEQKGAKAIEWAARLHSSAQSVDQRVKIPAWMAEFQKKGGELVFKDAGIDELETCTQTHDLTLVASGKGEISKLFERDAHKSTFDKPQRALALTYVKGMKPREPFSAVCFNLIPGVGEYFVFPALTTSGSCEIMVFEGIPGGPMDCWADVKTPQEHLARSKWIVDTFTPWEAGRCKDIELTDDNGILAGRFAPTVRKPVATLPSGRKVLGLADVVVLNDPITGQGSNNAAKCADVYLKSILARGEGAADASWMQQTFDRYWFGYSQWVTQWTNMLLTPPPPHVLKLLGSAGAMPTLASAFANGFDDPRTFFPWFADPVEADRYIDTCAAAAA; encoded by the coding sequence ATGAAGCGAATCGCAATCGTCGGCGCAGGCCAGTCGGGCCTGCAACTGGGGCTCGGCCTGCTGGGCGCGGGCTACGAAGTCACCATGTTCAGCAACCGCACGGCGGACGACATACGCAACGGCAAGGTGATGTCGAGCCAGTGCATGTTCCACACCTCGCTGCAGATCGAGCGAGACCTTGGCCTCGACCACTGGGCCAGGGAATGCCCCACGGTCGACGGCATCGGGCTGGCGGTGCCGCATCCCGAGCAGAAGGGCGCCAAGGCCATCGAGTGGGCGGCACGGCTGCATTCGAGCGCGCAGTCGGTCGACCAGCGCGTGAAGATCCCGGCATGGATGGCCGAATTCCAGAAGAAGGGCGGCGAGCTGGTCTTCAAGGACGCTGGCATCGACGAGCTCGAAACCTGCACGCAGACGCATGACCTCACGCTGGTGGCGAGCGGAAAGGGCGAGATCTCGAAGCTCTTCGAGCGCGACGCCCACAAGTCGACCTTCGACAAGCCGCAGCGCGCACTGGCGCTGACCTACGTGAAGGGCATGAAGCCGCGCGAGCCGTTCTCGGCCGTGTGCTTCAACCTGATTCCCGGCGTGGGCGAGTACTTCGTGTTTCCCGCGCTCACGACCAGCGGGTCGTGCGAGATCATGGTGTTCGAAGGCATTCCGGGCGGCCCCATGGATTGCTGGGCCGACGTGAAGACGCCGCAGGAGCACCTGGCGCGCAGCAAGTGGATCGTCGACACCTTCACGCCGTGGGAAGCCGGGCGCTGCAAGGACATCGAGCTGACCGACGACAACGGCATCCTCGCCGGCCGCTTCGCGCCCACGGTGCGCAAGCCCGTGGCCACGCTGCCTTCGGGGCGCAAGGTGCTCGGCCTGGCCGACGTGGTGGTGCTCAACGACCCGATCACCGGCCAGGGCTCGAACAACGCGGCCAAGTGCGCCGATGTGTACCTCAAGAGCATCCTCGCGCGCGGCGAGGGCGCGGCCGACGCCTCGTGGATGCAGCAGACCTTCGACCGCTACTGGTTCGGCTATTCGCAGTGGGTCACGCAGTGGACCAACATGCTGCTCACGCCGCCGCCGCCCCATGTGCTGAAGCTGCTCGGCAGCGCCGGCGCGATGCCCACGCTGGCCAGCGCCTTCGCCAACGGCTTCGACGATCCGCGCACCTTCTTCCCGT